From the genome of Pseudomonas yamanorum, one region includes:
- a CDS encoding GumC family protein, translating to MIEIRSFRDLLRLFFIFKHEFKLAALAALVIILLGAFLLPAKYESTARLLVKPGRDSTMPIEVDNRQPIVMPSTQRDPIVDEERLLTGRPIVRAVAEHYLDVMDKMQPPQGVWKRTKWYVKKGISSVFDGVRVVLETVGIVEETTPVERLAKSLEKNFDVTHAIGSTVMDISFTWDDPEIAQAVVKDWVETYIEERTQALGRKSLYAFYEGQVSSSAAQIKSYKEQILTHLNEIGASSITDRLEDLSERINVLRGEVFNSTRLIASSDVALQSTRDQLKGQPKEVTTVRQIALNPQQQDLRRLLNQKLLEKADMMRTYTDNAPPVKALDASIRAMQAQVAGESDTVQSSENRAPNTLEIHLQRVLLDETSRNQSLRTQLVQQQKQLTELEAQRKDALAIEPELARLARELNGTEKNYALYVDSLEKSRIDRELDKSQISNIAVIEEATLNPGRVFPKTLLMLLLAIPFSIVVGLLVIYLCYLLDQRIHDGGLVEGKFGLPLWTTLPELDTSTAQSTNAFNASIYRLYGLLPLERIAEQGLTLGLTSARHGEGVSFVVEQLRQLLEENGVRVRVGGIEPAIPGQVVLLDASALLDNRDAFINLRRADLIALVVEAQKSTVPVVEHALSILTTAFGKVDGIIINRRKFEVPVKVLKTIAKYRGSF from the coding sequence ATGATCGAGATCCGTTCTTTTCGTGATCTTCTGCGTCTGTTCTTCATCTTCAAGCACGAGTTCAAACTCGCGGCGCTTGCCGCGCTGGTGATCATTTTGCTGGGGGCGTTCCTGCTGCCGGCCAAGTATGAATCCACCGCGCGGTTGCTGGTAAAACCGGGGCGTGACTCGACGATGCCGATCGAGGTCGACAACCGTCAGCCGATCGTCATGCCGAGTACCCAGCGCGACCCGATTGTCGACGAAGAACGCCTGCTGACCGGGCGCCCCATCGTGCGTGCCGTGGCCGAGCATTACCTGGACGTGATGGACAAGATGCAACCGCCGCAAGGCGTGTGGAAGCGCACCAAGTGGTACGTCAAGAAAGGCATCAGCTCAGTATTCGACGGTGTGCGAGTCGTGCTGGAAACCGTCGGCATCGTCGAAGAAACCACCCCGGTGGAACGCCTGGCGAAAAGCCTGGAGAAAAACTTCGACGTGACCCACGCCATTGGCTCCACGGTGATGGACATCAGCTTCACCTGGGATGATCCGGAAATCGCCCAGGCGGTGGTCAAGGACTGGGTGGAAACCTACATCGAAGAGCGCACCCAGGCGTTAGGCCGCAAGAGCCTGTACGCGTTCTATGAAGGCCAGGTGTCTTCCAGCGCTGCCCAGATCAAGAGCTACAAGGAGCAGATCCTTACGCACTTGAACGAGATCGGCGCGTCGAGCATCACCGATCGCCTGGAAGACTTGTCCGAGCGGATCAACGTGCTGCGTGGCGAAGTGTTCAACTCCACTCGGCTGATCGCTTCCTCCGACGTGGCGTTGCAGAGCACCCGTGACCAACTCAAGGGCCAGCCCAAAGAGGTGACCACGGTTCGCCAGATCGCGTTGAACCCGCAACAACAAGACTTGCGTCGCCTGCTGAACCAGAAGCTGCTGGAAAAAGCCGACATGATGCGTACCTATACGGATAACGCGCCGCCGGTCAAAGCCCTGGACGCTTCGATCCGTGCCATGCAGGCCCAGGTCGCCGGTGAAAGCGACACGGTGCAAAGCTCCGAGAACCGTGCGCCGAACACCCTGGAAATCCACTTGCAACGGGTACTGCTGGATGAGACCAGCCGCAACCAGTCGCTGCGGACGCAGTTGGTGCAACAGCAAAAACAACTGACGGAACTGGAAGCCCAACGCAAGGACGCCCTGGCCATTGAGCCGGAACTGGCGCGCCTGGCCCGTGAGCTGAACGGCACCGAGAAAAACTACGCGCTGTATGTCGACAGCCTGGAAAAATCGCGGATCGACCGTGAACTGGACAAGAGCCAGATCAGTAACATCGCGGTGATCGAAGAAGCCACCCTCAACCCTGGGCGCGTCTTCCCGAAAACCCTGCTGATGCTATTGCTGGCGATTCCGTTCTCCATCGTGGTCGGGCTGCTGGTGATCTACCTGTGCTACCTGCTGGATCAGCGGATCCACGACGGCGGTCTGGTGGAAGGCAAGTTCGGACTGCCGCTGTGGACCACGCTGCCGGAGCTGGATACAAGCACCGCGCAAAGCACCAACGCCTTCAACGCGAGCATTTATCGCCTGTATGGCTTGCTGCCGCTGGAGCGTATTGCCGAACAGGGCCTGACCCTGGGGCTGACCTCGGCGCGACACGGTGAAGGCGTGAGTTTTGTGGTCGAGCAGTTGCGCCAGTTGCTGGAAGAGAACGGCGTGCGGGTACGGGTCGGCGGGATTGAGCCGGCGATTCCGGGCCAGGTGGTCTTGCTGGATGCCTCGGCACTGCTGGACAACCGTGACGCGTTCATCAACCTGCGCCGTGCCGACCTGATCGCGCTGGTGGTGGAAGCGCAGAAAAGCACGGTACCGGTGGTGGAACACGCCCTGTCGATCCTCACCACGGCGTTCGGCAAGGTCGATGGCATCATCATCAACCGCCGCAAGTTCGAGGTGCCGGTCAAGGTGCTGAAAACCATCGCCAAATACCGGGGTTCGTTCTGA
- a CDS encoding mannose-1-phosphate guanylyltransferase/mannose-6-phosphate isomerase, which produces MNTLNGLIPCIISGGSGTRLWPVSRQNMPKPFMRMRDDQSLLQKTFLRASHLPGVENVLTVTNREMLFRTLDDYRVVNKTHLALDLLLEPFGRNTAAAIAVAALHVQENFGGEAQLLVMPADHLILDESAFADAVTQARELAEAGYLVTFGIQPDHPETGFGYIEQGDALGQGFRVKRFVEKPDLATAQGYLDGGKHLWNAGMFCFKASTLLDELALHAPAVLDAAKAALDHSHSLNNNNCRQRELNAEGFGSAPDISIDVALMEKSAQVAVVPCDIGWSDIGSWDAVRQLTPSDANGNQVNGEAILHDVHNCYIDSPKRVLGAVGVSDLIIVDTPDAILIADANRSQDVRYIVAELKRQNHPAFSLHRTVTRPWGTYTVLEESSRFKIKRIVVKPRASLSLQMHHHRSEHWVVVSGAAMITNGDREFLINANESTYIPAGHKHRLTNPGIIDLVMIEVQSGEYLGEDDIVRFDDIYGRAPAEVKQ; this is translated from the coding sequence ATGAACACCCTCAACGGCTTGATTCCCTGCATTATTTCCGGTGGCTCGGGCACCCGGCTGTGGCCGGTGTCACGGCAGAACATGCCCAAGCCCTTCATGCGCATGCGTGACGACCAGAGCCTGTTGCAGAAGACCTTCCTGCGGGCCAGTCACTTGCCGGGCGTGGAGAACGTGCTGACGGTGACCAACCGCGAGATGCTGTTTCGCACCCTGGATGACTACCGCGTGGTCAACAAGACCCACCTGGCCCTCGACCTGCTGCTGGAGCCGTTTGGCCGCAATACCGCCGCCGCAATCGCCGTGGCCGCCCTGCATGTGCAGGAGAATTTCGGCGGCGAGGCGCAGTTGCTGGTGATGCCCGCCGACCACCTGATCCTCGATGAAAGCGCCTTCGCCGATGCCGTCACCCAGGCCCGCGAATTGGCAGAGGCCGGCTACCTGGTGACGTTCGGCATTCAGCCCGACCACCCTGAAACCGGCTTCGGCTATATCGAACAAGGCGATGCACTGGGCCAGGGTTTCCGGGTCAAGCGTTTCGTCGAGAAGCCCGACCTGGCCACCGCCCAGGGTTATCTGGACGGCGGCAAGCACCTGTGGAATGCCGGGATGTTCTGCTTCAAGGCAAGCACATTGCTCGACGAGCTTGCGCTGCACGCCCCCGCCGTACTGGACGCCGCGAAAGCCGCCCTCGACCACAGCCACAGCCTGAATAACAACAACTGCCGCCAGCGCGAATTGAACGCTGAAGGCTTCGGGTCGGCGCCCGATATATCGATTGACGTGGCGCTGATGGAAAAATCCGCGCAAGTGGCCGTGGTGCCCTGCGACATCGGCTGGAGTGATATCGGTTCCTGGGACGCGGTGCGCCAGCTCACCCCGAGCGACGCCAATGGCAACCAAGTGAATGGCGAAGCGATCCTGCACGACGTGCATAACTGCTACATCGACTCCCCCAAGCGCGTATTGGGCGCGGTGGGCGTGAGCGACCTGATCATCGTCGACACCCCGGACGCGATCCTGATTGCCGACGCCAACCGCAGCCAGGACGTGCGCTACATCGTCGCCGAGCTCAAGCGCCAGAACCATCCGGCCTTCAGCCTGCACCGCACCGTGACCCGGCCGTGGGGCACCTACACCGTGCTGGAAGAAAGCAGCCGCTTCAAGATCAAGCGCATCGTGGTCAAGCCACGCGCCTCGCTGTCGTTGCAGATGCACCATCACCGCAGCGAGCACTGGGTCGTGGTCAGCGGCGCGGCGATGATTACCAACGGCGACCGTGAATTCCTGATCAACGCCAACGAATCCACCTACATTCCAGCCGGGCACAAACACCGTCTGACCAACCCCGGCATCATCGACCTGGTAATGATCGAAGTGCAGAGCGGCGAGTACCTCGGGGAAGACGACATTGTGCGTTTTGACGACATCTACGGCCGGGCTCCGGCCGAAGTGAAGCAGTGA
- a CDS encoding polysaccharide biosynthesis/export family protein: MKRTLLVLAMMALAACNTPARIVAPDGKTVNEGKQALDRMAQLPPAVERIRIGDQLRIVRDAGEMPTLSAFNVSTIYELTLYTVQNDGKINYPFLGPIQVARRTPAEVAAELSQKLAPVYREPRVTVNINQAPGNTVIVGGAVLNPSAISIATAPTMEQAILGAGGVSSVGNASMVALLREDGQGVYHAYFLDFSQYLKNGALGRKPVALQRGDVVFVPKSNVGERIQGVDTYLNQLIPFTKSIGVGYSYTTNH, encoded by the coding sequence ATGAAACGAACCTTGCTCGTCCTGGCCATGATGGCATTGGCCGCCTGCAATACGCCCGCGCGGATCGTCGCGCCCGATGGCAAGACGGTGAACGAGGGCAAGCAGGCCCTCGATCGCATGGCCCAGTTGCCGCCGGCGGTGGAGCGGATCCGCATCGGCGACCAGCTGCGGATCGTCCGCGATGCCGGGGAAATGCCGACCCTGTCGGCGTTCAACGTCAGCACGATTTACGAGCTGACGCTGTACACCGTGCAGAACGACGGCAAGATCAACTACCCCTTCCTGGGGCCGATCCAGGTGGCGCGGCGCACGCCGGCGGAAGTCGCCGCCGAGCTGAGCCAGAAACTCGCACCGGTGTATCGCGAGCCTCGGGTGACGGTGAACATCAACCAGGCGCCGGGTAACACGGTGATCGTCGGCGGCGCGGTGTTAAACCCGTCGGCTATTTCCATCGCCACCGCCCCGACCATGGAGCAGGCGATTCTCGGTGCCGGCGGCGTGAGCTCGGTGGGCAACGCGAGCATGGTCGCCCTGCTGCGTGAAGACGGACAAGGCGTTTACCACGCCTACTTCCTCGATTTCAGCCAGTACCTGAAGAACGGCGCACTGGGCCGCAAGCCCGTGGCGCTGCAACGCGGTGACGTGGTGTTTGTACCCAAGTCCAACGTCGGCGAACGGATCCAAGGCGTGGACACTTACCTGAACCAGCTGATTCCCTTCACCAAATCCATTGGTGTGGGCTACAGCTACACCACGAACCACTAA
- a CDS encoding undecaprenyl-phosphate glucose phosphotransferase → MREKSSVDSLFLTRAGFIEFFVVFVKLMHGLTAVFPALILLFYPEPMASELRAHFLGLLLFFAIMTIILFQAMGVYSEELFSNRLRFRTMLVAWSSAFCILLFMYQILQMFPQLSPRNLVFWFITSLALFGVERMVMLRLFRNLMANGKYLQRTVILGFTDTAVHVADHLQRNGDIRSGLIGFIDDRTERIPKELSNLPLLGNTRDLEKLIRSEQVNQVMITLPWAAEQRINGLVKRLRQMSVNVMLVPDMAALRYGHSRITDVGGILMFNTSHVPLRGWSPFIKRCEDLILATLGLVALSPIMLVTAIAIKLDSKGPVLFRQNRFGYNDNVIRVFKFRSMYAEMSDFNADRQTTRGDPRITRVGRFIRKTSIDELPQLFNVLLGNMSMVGPRPHATATKAAGVPYEVAVSEYSSRHRVKPGITGWAQINGYRGETDTLFKIQKRVEYDLEYISKWSVWFDLYIVFMTVPAVLSTKEVY, encoded by the coding sequence ATGCGCGAGAAGTCGTCCGTCGACAGCCTGTTTTTGACCCGGGCCGGTTTTATTGAATTTTTTGTCGTTTTCGTAAAGTTGATGCACGGTCTCACCGCTGTTTTTCCGGCACTGATCCTGCTGTTTTATCCGGAACCGATGGCCTCCGAGTTGCGCGCGCACTTTCTCGGCTTGCTGCTGTTCTTCGCGATAATGACGATTATTTTGTTCCAGGCCATGGGGGTTTACTCCGAGGAGTTGTTCAGCAACCGCCTGCGGTTTCGCACCATGCTGGTGGCCTGGTCTTCGGCGTTTTGCATCCTGCTGTTCATGTACCAGATTCTGCAGATGTTCCCGCAGTTGAGCCCGCGCAACCTGGTGTTCTGGTTTATCACCAGCCTGGCGCTGTTCGGGGTGGAGCGGATGGTGATGCTGCGCCTGTTTCGCAACCTGATGGCGAACGGCAAATACCTGCAGCGTACGGTGATCCTCGGCTTCACCGACACCGCCGTGCACGTGGCCGACCACTTGCAACGCAACGGTGATATCCGCTCCGGCCTGATCGGTTTTATCGACGACCGCACCGAGCGCATCCCCAAGGAATTGAGCAACCTGCCGCTGCTGGGAAACACCCGCGACCTGGAAAAGCTGATCCGCTCCGAGCAGGTCAATCAGGTGATGATCACCCTGCCCTGGGCCGCCGAACAGCGGATCAACGGGCTGGTGAAGCGCCTGCGGCAGATGTCGGTCAACGTCATGCTGGTACCCGACATGGCCGCCCTGCGTTACGGCCACAGCCGCATCACCGATGTGGGCGGCATCCTGATGTTCAACACCTCCCATGTGCCGCTGCGGGGTTGGTCGCCGTTTATCAAGCGCTGCGAAGACCTGATCCTGGCGACCCTGGGGCTGGTGGCGTTGTCGCCGATCATGCTGGTCACGGCGATAGCCATCAAGCTCGACTCCAAAGGCCCGGTGCTGTTTCGCCAGAACCGTTTTGGCTACAACGACAACGTGATCCGGGTGTTCAAGTTCCGCTCGATGTACGCCGAGATGAGTGACTTCAACGCCGACCGCCAGACCACTCGCGGCGACCCGCGCATCACCCGCGTGGGCCGGTTTATTCGCAAGACCAGCATTGATGAGCTGCCGCAGTTGTTCAACGTGCTGCTGGGCAACATGTCGATGGTCGGCCCGCGGCCCCATGCCACCGCGACCAAGGCGGCCGGGGTGCCCTACGAAGTCGCCGTCAGCGAGTACAGCTCGCGGCACCGGGTGAAACCGGGCATCACTGGCTGGGCGCAAATCAACGGCTATCGTGGTGAAACCGACACCCTGTTCAAGATTCAGAAACGCGTTGAATACGACTTGGAGTACATCTCGAAGTGGTCGGTGTGGTTCGACTTGTACATCGTTTTCATGACGGTCCCAGCCGTCCTTTCGACCAAGGAAGTCTATTGA
- a CDS encoding FecR domain-containing protein: MPKANPPLVDQAIQWMIKLRFNIADDATTAAFERWLETSGDHQQAWQRVSSMSDEFAQLPAQVGRHALQGARQRISRREGLKLLGLFAGAAGLTWFGRDYTPLPGLLAEYRTATGERRWVALDDGSRIQLNSASAIDTVFNTERRLVQLRQGEILIDMGADGSAPRPFWVQTRDGYLRALGTRFMVREEPHGTLLAVQKGSVAVFADSHQASARGVIQPGEQMLFDRNGLRPPATTGLDPWAWSDGVISAHNMRLDDFLAELSRYRNGLVRCSEAVAGLRVSGTYQLDDTDQVLTLVAQALSVNITYRSRYWVTVAARA, from the coding sequence ATGCCGAAGGCTAATCCGCCATTGGTGGACCAGGCGATCCAGTGGATGATCAAGCTGCGGTTCAATATTGCCGATGACGCCACCACGGCCGCCTTCGAACGCTGGCTTGAAACCAGTGGCGATCACCAGCAGGCCTGGCAACGGGTCTCGTCGATGAGTGACGAGTTTGCGCAGTTGCCGGCACAGGTCGGCCGCCATGCCTTGCAAGGTGCCCGCCAACGCATCAGCCGCCGTGAAGGGTTGAAGTTGCTCGGGCTGTTCGCCGGTGCCGCAGGGTTGACATGGTTCGGCCGCGACTACACGCCATTGCCCGGCCTGCTGGCCGAATACCGCACCGCTACCGGAGAGCGGCGTTGGGTAGCCCTCGACGATGGCAGCCGTATCCAGCTCAATAGTGCCAGCGCCATCGACACAGTCTTCAACACCGAAAGGCGTCTGGTGCAGTTGCGCCAGGGTGAAATCCTGATCGACATGGGCGCCGACGGTAGCGCGCCACGGCCCTTCTGGGTGCAAACCCGCGACGGTTATCTGCGCGCCTTGGGCACCCGGTTCATGGTGCGCGAGGAGCCCCACGGCACCTTGCTCGCCGTGCAAAAAGGCAGCGTCGCGGTATTCGCCGACAGCCATCAGGCCAGCGCACGTGGGGTGATACAGCCCGGCGAGCAGATGCTGTTTGATCGAAACGGCTTGCGTCCACCCGCCACCACGGGCCTGGATCCCTGGGCCTGGAGCGACGGTGTGATCAGCGCTCACAACATGCGTCTGGACGATTTCCTCGCGGAGCTGAGCCGTTACCGCAATGGGCTGGTGCGCTGCAGCGAAGCGGTCGCCGGCCTGCGTGTGTCCGGGACTTACCAGTTGGACGATACCGATCAGGTCCTGACCCTGGTGGCACAGGCACTGTCGGTGAACATCACCTATCGCAGCCGTTATTGGGTGACCGTCGCAGCTCGTGCATGA
- a CDS encoding sigma-70 family RNA polymerase sigma factor, whose protein sequence is MSSDHPLDHAAIGQLYHAHHSWLRGWLSRRTGCREHAADLAQETFVRLLNARKQQALLQPRAYLSSIARSLMIDQYRRRELERAYLESLAHFPEVEVPSEETRLLILDSLERIDRLLDQLKPRVREAFLLAQLDGLTCQQIALRLGVSKATVERDLAKALHACYRLRYAEG, encoded by the coding sequence ATGTCGAGCGACCACCCACTGGACCATGCCGCCATCGGCCAGCTCTACCATGCCCATCATTCCTGGCTGCGCGGCTGGTTGAGCCGGCGTACGGGCTGCCGTGAGCACGCCGCCGACCTGGCGCAGGAAACCTTCGTGCGCCTGCTCAATGCGCGCAAGCAGCAAGCCTTGCTGCAACCCCGCGCCTACCTGAGCAGCATCGCCCGCAGCCTGATGATCGACCAGTATCGCCGCCGCGAACTGGAGCGTGCCTATCTGGAGAGTCTCGCCCATTTCCCGGAAGTCGAGGTGCCGTCGGAAGAAACCCGCCTGCTGATCCTCGACAGCCTGGAGCGCATCGACCGCCTGCTGGACCAACTCAAGCCACGGGTGCGCGAAGCATTTTTGCTGGCGCAACTGGACGGCCTGACCTGCCAACAGATCGCCCTGCGCCTGGGGGTGTCCAAGGCCACCGTGGAGCGCGACCTGGCCAAGGCACTGCACGCCTGTTATCGGTTGCGTTATGCCGAAGGCTAA
- a CDS encoding TonB-dependent siderophore receptor, whose translation MQAFPSKRSPLKHAVHAALLGACLNGSALPLAVMAQTPASDTQARDWNIAPGPLATVLDQFARQASISLSYDATSVAGKTSPGLNGALDSQQALSQLIQGQGLQAQRQSNNTWLLLPQVADTGALNLGATTVTGEHLGVTTDGSGSYTTGAVTIGKGAHSLRETPQSVSVMTRKLIDDQNITTIDQLLEHTPGITTYDSPMGGKYFYSRGFKMLGQYQFDGVPLDIGKDYVQADSFTANMAIYDRVEVLKGAAGMLKGAGTASGAVNFVRKRPQDKPTTSLSLSAGTWDNYRADVDTGGPLNDSGTVRGRAVVSQQNRGSYMDVSKRQDQAVYLALDVDLSPDTTLGIGASYEDVDATPCWGGVPRYSDGKSIGLSRSTCLGQAWNDWQSQRTTLFADLTHHFNDDWQLKVTAVNSRNLQDIKYAASQGTVKYGDPAPTAEMYAALFDYDHRDFGLDAYLDGKFEAFGLQHELIIGANGSRGTQDDVYAIRSLPDRQSIFLPNHHFPQPANDTFWPNMYRGGTVKETATQYGTYATLRLRLAEPLMVVLGSRVSWFENRRQSNNLAWGEWALQDARTKETGEVTPFAAVIYDLDDNLSVYASYADIFQPQSSNATVTGAALKPKIGENYELGIKGEWFEGRLNSSLALFRAIEKNAAETDYTTQCGTSADGYCYTDTGKVRAQGVEAELSGELLERLQVAGGYTYTQTKNLNNINSAAIGAVANSYVPRHMLRLWGDYQLDGTLSKWSVGTGVNAQSSNYRIQGIKLEQAGYAVWNARLAYRVDDTWTVALNGNNLFDKNYYQTVGTADWGNFYGEPRNFTVSLKGNF comes from the coding sequence ATGCAAGCGTTCCCCTCCAAGCGTTCTCCCCTCAAGCATGCGGTGCACGCCGCCCTGCTCGGTGCCTGCCTGAACGGCAGCGCCCTGCCCCTGGCCGTCATGGCGCAAACGCCTGCCAGCGACACCCAGGCCCGTGACTGGAACATCGCACCCGGCCCATTGGCCACGGTGCTCGACCAGTTTGCGCGCCAGGCGAGTATCAGCCTGTCCTATGACGCCACCAGCGTCGCCGGCAAGACCAGCCCCGGCCTCAACGGCGCGCTGGACAGCCAACAGGCTTTGAGCCAATTGATCCAGGGCCAGGGCTTGCAAGCCCAACGCCAGAGCAACAACACCTGGCTGCTGTTGCCGCAAGTCGCGGACACCGGCGCGCTGAACCTGGGTGCCACCACCGTGACCGGCGAACACCTCGGCGTCACCACTGACGGCAGCGGTTCCTACACCACCGGCGCGGTGACCATCGGCAAGGGCGCCCACAGTCTGCGGGAAACACCGCAATCGGTCAGCGTCATGACCCGCAAGCTGATCGACGACCAGAACATCACCACCATCGATCAATTGCTGGAACACACTCCGGGCATCACCACCTACGACTCACCTATGGGTGGCAAGTATTTCTATTCCCGTGGTTTCAAGATGCTCGGCCAATACCAGTTCGACGGTGTGCCGTTGGACATCGGCAAAGACTACGTACAGGCCGACAGCTTCACCGCCAACATGGCGATCTATGACCGGGTGGAAGTGCTCAAGGGCGCAGCCGGCATGCTCAAGGGCGCCGGCACCGCCAGTGGTGCGGTGAACTTCGTGCGCAAGCGGCCACAAGACAAACCCACCACCAGCCTGTCGCTGTCTGCCGGCACCTGGGACAACTACCGCGCCGACGTCGATACCGGCGGCCCGCTCAATGACAGCGGCACCGTACGCGGCCGCGCCGTGGTCAGCCAACAGAACCGTGGCTCGTACATGGACGTCTCCAAGCGCCAGGACCAAGCTGTCTACCTCGCACTGGATGTTGACCTCTCGCCCGACACCACCCTGGGCATCGGTGCCAGCTACGAAGATGTCGATGCAACGCCCTGCTGGGGCGGTGTGCCGCGCTACAGCGACGGCAAGAGCATCGGCCTGAGCCGTTCCACCTGCCTGGGCCAGGCCTGGAACGACTGGCAGAGCCAACGCACTACGCTGTTTGCCGACCTCACCCACCACTTCAACGACGACTGGCAACTCAAGGTCACGGCGGTGAACAGCCGCAACCTGCAAGACATCAAATACGCCGCCAGCCAAGGCACCGTGAAGTACGGTGATCCGGCGCCAACCGCCGAGATGTACGCCGCGCTGTTTGACTACGACCACCGGGATTTCGGACTGGATGCCTACCTGGACGGTAAGTTCGAAGCGTTCGGTTTGCAGCATGAACTCATCATCGGCGCCAATGGCAGCCGTGGCACCCAGGACGATGTCTACGCGATCCGGAGCCTGCCCGACCGGCAAAGTATCTTCCTGCCCAACCACCACTTCCCGCAGCCCGCCAACGATACCTTCTGGCCCAACATGTACCGGGGCGGCACCGTCAAGGAAACCGCCACCCAGTACGGTACCTACGCCACTTTGCGCCTGAGGCTGGCCGAGCCATTGATGGTGGTGCTCGGCAGTCGCGTCAGCTGGTTCGAAAACCGCCGCCAGTCGAATAACCTCGCCTGGGGCGAATGGGCCCTGCAGGACGCACGCACCAAGGAAACCGGTGAAGTCACGCCGTTCGCCGCGGTGATCTATGACCTCGACGACAACCTTTCGGTGTACGCCAGCTACGCCGATATCTTCCAGCCACAAAGCTCCAACGCCACGGTGACCGGCGCCGCCCTCAAGCCCAAAATCGGCGAAAACTACGAGCTGGGCATCAAGGGCGAATGGTTTGAGGGGCGCCTCAACAGCTCGCTGGCATTGTTCCGCGCTATCGAGAAAAACGCCGCCGAAACCGACTACACCACCCAATGCGGTACCTCGGCAGACGGCTATTGCTACACCGACACTGGCAAGGTTCGCGCACAAGGTGTCGAAGCCGAGTTGAGTGGCGAGTTGCTGGAACGCTTGCAAGTGGCGGGCGGCTACACCTACACCCAGACCAAGAATCTCAACAACATCAACAGCGCCGCAATTGGCGCGGTCGCAAACAGCTACGTGCCGCGACACATGCTGCGCTTGTGGGGCGATTATCAGCTGGACGGAACACTGTCGAAATGGAGCGTCGGCACCGGCGTCAACGCCCAGAGCAGCAACTACCGAATTCAAGGCATCAAACTGGAACAAGCCGGTTATGCGGTATGGAATGCGCGGTTGGCGTACCGGGTCGATGACACATGGACGGTGGCGCTGAACGGTAACAATCTCTTCGACAAAAATTACTATCAGACGGTGGGAACGGCCGACTGGGGTAATTTCTACGGCGAACCGCGCAACTTCACCGTCAGTTTGAAAGGCAATTTTTAA
- a CDS encoding glycosyltransferase family 2 protein: MRTALIIPTRNAAGHLDRLLPALRMQTLQPDETLVVDSASSDDTVARFREFGVRVEVIDAKDFNHGGTRRWASEQVDGDALIVMTQDAIPAEPETFANLVGELELDPLNGVAYGRQLPHPDAGVLGAQSRHFNYPPQSRSKSLADAPELGIKTCFSSDSFSVYRRSALQAVGGFPADVIGSEDAYVAARMLLEGYKVRYAATALVYHSHDYRLMDEFHRYFDIGVFYGREPWIRQAFGDAGGEGKRYVLAELRALREAGALHRVPEVLVRSAFKLLGYRLGHLERQLPLALKRRISMFPGYWR, translated from the coding sequence ATGCGTACCGCCCTGATCATCCCGACCCGCAACGCAGCCGGCCACCTCGACCGGCTGCTGCCGGCGCTGCGCATGCAAACCCTGCAACCGGACGAAACCCTGGTGGTCGACAGCGCCTCCAGCGACGACACCGTGGCGCGTTTTCGCGAGTTCGGCGTACGGGTCGAAGTGATCGATGCCAAGGACTTCAACCATGGTGGTACCCGCCGCTGGGCCAGCGAACAAGTCGACGGCGACGCGCTGATCGTGATGACCCAGGACGCGATCCCCGCCGAACCCGAGACGTTCGCCAACCTGGTGGGCGAACTGGAACTGGACCCGCTCAACGGCGTCGCCTATGGCCGCCAACTGCCGCACCCGGATGCCGGTGTGCTGGGGGCCCAATCACGCCACTTCAACTACCCGCCGCAAAGCCGCAGCAAAAGCCTGGCTGATGCGCCGGAGCTGGGGATCAAGACCTGCTTCAGCTCGGATTCTTTTTCGGTGTACCGGCGCAGCGCCCTGCAAGCCGTCGGTGGCTTCCCCGCGGATGTGATCGGCAGCGAGGACGCCTACGTCGCCGCCCGCATGCTGCTGGAAGGCTACAAGGTGCGCTATGCCGCCACCGCCCTGGTCTATCACTCCCACGATTACCGTCTCATGGATGAGTTTCACCGCTACTTCGACATTGGCGTGTTCTACGGCCGCGAGCCGTGGATTCGCCAGGCTTTTGGCGATGCCGGCGGTGAAGGTAAACGCTATGTACTGGCTGAGCTTCGAGCTTTACGCGAAGCCGGTGCATTGCACCGCGTACCCGAAGTACTGGTGCGCAGCGCGTTCAAATTGCTCGGCTACCGGCTGGGCCATCTGGAGCGCCAGCTCCCCCTCGCCCTCAAGCGGCGCATCAGCATGTTCCCCGGTTATTGGAGGTGA